A single region of the Pseudomonas sp. VD-NE ins genome encodes:
- a CDS encoding glycosyltransferase family 39 protein yields MLRPPAPFGCLNPMSRAVTSLFLLAALLFFFALGNHQLQGSTEARVAGIAMEMHLDDDWVTPRLFGEPFLEKPPLSLWLDAGAMRVFGVSPWAVRLASAVAGLLSVMLLYGMLRRFERPKMVAWTAGILLATMASYWSNVRGVGEDALLALGVTTALLAFFQAQRASTAGNSLLFVVGIAIATLSKGVLGLAMPGVVIFAYLLADNLMDKRLKITDWLRPGLLTLVGLIPLLIWLVILFQHGGAQAVKEVLLTNSVGRFSGSFVEAGHYEPFYYYLAKLPEAFLPWNILVYLGLWHFRKQLKANRYLLFFSLWIVAQFIMLTLASSKRTVYLMSMTPAAAVIAAEYAGVLFDRLKQYESGNGFVGRIARHRQTLAMGLLTLVIGSYLAAAQWALPHADKKLSFLPLSAEIQTLQTAGHQVALFQANERVGGATVFYTQQVLKGLDTEAQLRDFLTASPSHVVVMAGDSEPAAPLKVLKTMMVGRQAYYFVGY; encoded by the coding sequence ATGCTCAGGCCTCCCGCCCCTTTCGGTTGCCTGAACCCTATGTCGCGTGCCGTCACTTCGCTGTTTCTGCTTGCCGCCCTGCTGTTTTTTTTCGCACTGGGTAACCACCAATTGCAAGGCTCCACCGAGGCCCGCGTCGCCGGCATCGCCATGGAGATGCATCTGGACGACGACTGGGTGACGCCACGCCTGTTCGGTGAACCGTTTCTGGAAAAACCACCACTGAGCCTGTGGCTGGATGCTGGCGCGATGCGCGTGTTCGGTGTTTCACCGTGGGCCGTGCGGCTGGCGTCGGCGGTGGCTGGCTTGCTCAGCGTGATGCTGCTGTACGGCATGTTGCGGCGTTTCGAACGACCGAAAATGGTCGCCTGGACGGCGGGCATTCTGCTCGCGACCATGGCCAGTTACTGGAGCAATGTGCGCGGGGTCGGGGAGGATGCTTTGCTCGCCCTCGGCGTGACCACGGCGCTGCTGGCCTTTTTCCAGGCGCAACGGGCGTCGACCGCGGGCAACTCGCTGTTGTTTGTCGTCGGGATCGCCATCGCTACATTGAGCAAGGGTGTGCTGGGGCTGGCGATGCCGGGGGTGGTGATTTTTGCTTATCTGCTGGCTGACAACCTGATGGACAAGCGCCTGAAAATCACCGATTGGCTGCGGCCGGGCTTATTGACCCTGGTCGGTTTGATTCCGCTGCTGATCTGGCTCGTCATCCTCTTCCAGCACGGCGGCGCACAAGCCGTCAAAGAAGTGCTGCTGACCAACAGCGTCGGACGCTTCAGCGGTTCGTTCGTCGAGGCCGGGCACTACGAACCGTTCTATTACTACCTCGCCAAACTGCCGGAAGCCTTTCTGCCGTGGAACATTCTGGTGTACCTGGGGCTCTGGCATTTCCGCAAACAACTGAAAGCCAACCGTTACCTGCTGTTTTTCAGCCTGTGGATCGTGGCGCAGTTCATCATGCTCACGTTGGCGTCGAGCAAACGCACGGTGTACCTGATGTCGATGACACCGGCCGCAGCGGTGATCGCAGCGGAGTATGCGGGCGTGCTGTTCGATCGCTTGAAGCAGTACGAATCCGGCAATGGATTCGTAGGCCGAATCGCCCGTCACCGTCAGACATTGGCAATGGGTTTACTCACGCTGGTGATCGGCAGTTACCTCGCCGCCGCGCAGTGGGCGCTGCCTCATGCCGACAAAAAGCTTTCGTTCCTGCCGTTGAGTGCAGAGATTCAGACGCTGCAAACCGCTGGGCATCAAGTCGCGCTGTTTCAGGCCAACGAGCGGGTCGGTGGCGCGACGGTCTTCTATACCCAGCAAGTACTCAAAGGGCTGGATACCGAAGCGCAGTTGCGAGATTTCCTCACGGCCTCGCCCTCGCATGTCGTGGTGATGGCTGGTGACAGCGAACCCGCCGCCCCACTGAAAGTGCTCAAAACCATGATGGTCGGGCGCCAGGCGTATTACTTCGTCGGCTATTGA
- a CDS encoding DUF6124 family protein — translation MKKITRLSLVGSAPSDAPTSSIQPQSNSTARSDTSKRRRSVPLNQLIRVRDDVDTLTLLTHASEILDSLVAISANLAEEFDGSKRHVAVAMKQLSALAEILVCRARDNLDPQGPQTSGPETRH, via the coding sequence ATGAAGAAAATTACCCGCCTTTCGCTGGTTGGCTCGGCACCGTCCGATGCGCCAACGTCCAGCATCCAACCCCAATCGAATAGCACCGCACGCAGCGATACCTCGAAGCGGCGGCGTAGCGTCCCGCTCAATCAGCTCATCAGGGTGCGCGACGATGTCGACACACTGACCCTGCTCACCCACGCCAGCGAGATCCTCGACTCCCTCGTCGCCATCAGCGCAAACCTTGCCGAAGAGTTCGACGGTTCCAAGCGCCATGTGGCGGTGGCCATGAAGCAATTGAGCGCACTGGCCGAGATTCTGGTCTGTCGGGCGCGGGACAATCTCGACCCGCAGGGACCGCAAACCTCCGGGCCTGAAACCCGTCATTGA
- a CDS encoding histidine phosphatase family protein: MELRLSLFGVKRSIDLSFLARFRNTWVVLAASVLVIPLTLWLLAPAAVPDLAHGNVAGAQALAAGWAKGEMIVLVRHVERCDHSKAACLSGNDGITDRSRSVAVAVGARFEQLGLNNADIYNSPSMRTVQTAGYMFNHAASGDDWLINCRGRMLQDALAHKVPGRNLVLVTHSECMAQIEKDLKVSASDMGYGSSLFVSAASPAAPKMLGFIEASDWRTVTTR, translated from the coding sequence GTGGAATTGAGACTGAGTCTGTTCGGCGTCAAACGCTCGATCGATCTGAGCTTTTTGGCGCGTTTTCGCAACACTTGGGTGGTGTTGGCGGCATCGGTATTGGTGATCCCGCTGACCCTGTGGCTGCTGGCACCGGCGGCGGTGCCGGACCTGGCCCACGGCAATGTGGCGGGTGCGCAAGCGCTTGCAGCAGGTTGGGCCAAGGGCGAGATGATCGTGCTGGTGCGTCACGTCGAGCGCTGCGATCACTCCAAAGCTGCCTGCCTGAGTGGCAACGACGGCATCACCGATCGCTCACGCAGTGTCGCGGTGGCGGTCGGTGCAAGGTTTGAACAACTGGGCCTGAACAACGCCGACATCTACAACAGCCCGTCGATGCGCACGGTGCAGACGGCCGGTTACATGTTCAACCATGCCGCCAGCGGTGACGACTGGCTGATCAACTGCCGGGGCCGCATGTTGCAGGACGCCTTGGCCCACAAGGTTCCCGGTCGCAACCTGGTACTGGTGACCCACAGCGAATGCATGGCGCAAATCGAGAAAGACCTCAAAGTTTCGGCCTCGGACATGGGTTACGGCTCGTCATTGTTTGTTTCCGCTGCCAGCCCGGCGGCTCCCAAGATGCTCGGCTTTATTGAAGCCTCCGACTGGCGCACGGTGACCACCCGATGA
- a CDS encoding phosphatase PAP2 family protein, protein MKSRFYAYNFGIPLACAALVFLMFDMTKIDIAFSNLLFDPLTQTFPLDKIHFFEKLTHKWARIIPNWTAEIALIGALLSVIWPLVNPQKRPRLGAMLERSKVAPVLRFAADHRRDFLFVVVAFAVCTGVIHFLKSHTSVYCPIETTLYGGKMAHIEWYSNFQLFHEAGSGRCWPGGHASGGFTMLALYFVARRYQWRFSSAILWGSLLLGFVYGTTRVLQGWHYMSHTFWAGIFVWLACLLTALAFYGRARLDVPVRGKREQKAFSAQPEVSL, encoded by the coding sequence ATGAAATCCCGTTTCTACGCTTACAATTTTGGTATTCCGCTCGCCTGTGCGGCGCTGGTGTTCCTGATGTTCGACATGACCAAAATCGACATCGCTTTCAGCAACCTGCTGTTCGATCCGCTGACCCAGACCTTCCCGCTCGACAAAATCCACTTTTTTGAAAAGCTCACCCACAAATGGGCGCGGATCATTCCCAACTGGACGGCGGAAATCGCCCTGATCGGCGCGCTGCTGTCGGTGATCTGGCCATTGGTCAATCCGCAGAAACGTCCGCGCCTCGGCGCAATGCTGGAGCGCAGCAAAGTCGCGCCAGTGCTGCGATTTGCCGCTGATCATCGTAGGGATTTTCTGTTTGTGGTGGTCGCATTCGCGGTATGCACCGGGGTGATTCACTTCCTCAAGTCCCACACCAGCGTTTACTGCCCGATCGAGACCACGCTGTACGGCGGGAAAATGGCCCACATCGAGTGGTACAGCAATTTTCAACTGTTCCATGAAGCGGGTAGTGGCCGGTGCTGGCCGGGTGGCCATGCGTCGGGCGGCTTCACCATGCTGGCGCTGTATTTCGTGGCGCGGCGCTATCAATGGCGTTTTTCCAGTGCAATCTTGTGGGGCTCGCTGTTGCTGGGGTTCGTTTATGGCACTACTCGCGTCCTGCAAGGCTGGCACTACATGTCCCACACGTTCTGGGCCGGAATCTTCGTCTGGCTGGCGTGTTTGCTGACAGCGTTGGCCTTCTACGGGCGGGCGCGGCTGGATGTGCCGGTGCGGGGCAAGCGTGAGCAGAAAGCTTTCAGTGCTCAGCCAGAGGTTTCTCTCTGA
- the rimJ gene encoding ribosomal protein S5-alanine N-acetyltransferase: MPLLTLPCQRLTLAILAPEQAELESEFYRRNQRHLAPWSPIRTTEYFSTEQIRRRLEIQASAFEAGLAMHFALLTPDGQEMIGACNFSGIIRGAFQACYLGYHIDEAQQGQGLMQEALEAGIAYMFDTQNLHRIMANYIPGNERSARLLERLGFEREGYAKAYLNIAGRWQDHVLTALVNSRFETPEKRWSKPLA, from the coding sequence ATGCCGCTGTTGACCCTGCCCTGCCAACGCCTGACGCTCGCAATACTCGCTCCAGAGCAGGCCGAGCTCGAAAGCGAGTTCTACCGGCGCAACCAGCGCCACCTCGCACCATGGTCGCCCATCCGCACCACTGAATATTTTTCCACCGAGCAGATTCGCCGACGCCTTGAAATACAGGCCAGCGCATTCGAGGCCGGGCTGGCCATGCATTTCGCGCTGCTGACCCCGGACGGCCAGGAGATGATCGGCGCCTGCAACTTCAGCGGCATCATTCGTGGTGCCTTTCAGGCGTGTTATCTGGGTTATCACATCGACGAGGCCCAACAGGGTCAAGGTTTGATGCAGGAAGCGCTGGAGGCTGGCATCGCTTACATGTTCGATACCCAGAACCTGCACCGGATCATGGCCAACTACATTCCCGGCAACGAACGCAGTGCACGCTTGCTGGAGCGCCTGGGCTTCGAACGTGAGGGTTACGCCAAGGCGTATCTGAACATTGCCGGGCGCTGGCAGGATCACGTGCTGACGGCGCTGGTCAATTCAAGGTTCGAGACACCGGAAAAGCGCTGGTCGAAACCTTTGGCGTGA
- a CDS encoding DUF2252 domain-containing protein has translation MTALKDRMQQGKDARKQCSRSAQASTGKMNRDPIPLIKASSQGRVESLVELRYGRMLVSPFTFFRGNALLQAHDLSGTANMGLNLPICGDCHLMNFGGFATPERNLLFSVNDFDEAHPGPWEWDLKRLAASFVVAARDLRHGESVEEQVCREMVGAYQTTLLECAEQSSLENWYESISYNDLLAQARKSTLEHVERAIEKAERRTHAELLPKISERDASGRLIIRDDLPEIFHLHKNTTLLDADDDWLRLSDWRPLYDAFMRDYRNTLQPDRRELLSRFHAQDLAFKVVGVGSVGTRCLVALLTDDQEFPLFLQFKEARRSVLADYVKVKSRTRHEGQRVVEGQRLMQAASDLFLGWTTGPSGRHFYVRQLRDMKISAELETFDAETFAAYGRVCGRALARAHAKASGLAAQISGYIGKGDALADSLLKYAQSYTAQNERDFERFQMACRKGRLRARSEADFAADHMP, from the coding sequence ATGACCGCACTCAAAGATCGCATGCAACAAGGCAAAGACGCCCGCAAGCAGTGCTCTCGCAGCGCTCAGGCATCCACCGGCAAGATGAACCGTGACCCGATTCCGTTGATCAAGGCCTCCAGCCAGGGCCGCGTCGAGTCACTGGTCGAACTGCGTTACGGGCGCATGTTGGTGTCGCCGTTCACGTTCTTTCGCGGCAATGCCTTGTTGCAGGCGCACGACTTGTCGGGCACGGCGAACATGGGCCTGAACTTGCCCATCTGTGGTGACTGCCATCTGATGAATTTTGGCGGTTTCGCCACGCCTGAGCGCAATCTGCTGTTCAGCGTAAACGATTTCGACGAAGCGCATCCCGGACCGTGGGAGTGGGATCTCAAGCGTCTCGCGGCAAGTTTCGTGGTAGCCGCCCGCGACTTGCGCCACGGCGAATCGGTCGAGGAACAGGTGTGCCGTGAAATGGTTGGCGCCTATCAGACGACGCTGCTGGAATGCGCAGAACAGAGTTCGCTGGAAAACTGGTACGAATCCATCAGCTACAACGATCTGCTCGCTCAGGCGCGCAAAAGTACCCTCGAACATGTGGAGCGCGCCATCGAAAAGGCTGAGCGGCGCACCCACGCCGAGCTGCTGCCCAAAATCAGTGAGCGTGATGCCAGTGGTCGCCTGATTATTCGCGATGACCTGCCGGAAATTTTCCACCTGCACAAAAACACGACGCTGCTGGACGCCGACGATGACTGGCTGCGGTTGTCGGACTGGCGCCCGCTCTACGACGCGTTCATGCGTGATTATCGAAACACGCTGCAACCTGACCGTCGCGAGCTGCTCTCACGCTTTCACGCCCAGGACCTGGCCTTTAAAGTGGTCGGCGTCGGCAGTGTCGGAACTCGCTGTCTGGTGGCGCTGCTGACCGACGATCAGGAATTTCCGTTGTTCCTGCAGTTCAAGGAAGCGCGACGTTCGGTGCTCGCCGATTACGTCAAAGTCAAATCGCGCACGCGCCACGAAGGCCAACGTGTGGTCGAGGGGCAGCGGTTGATGCAGGCCGCCAGCGATCTGTTTCTCGGCTGGACCACCGGCCCCAGCGGTCGGCACTTCTATGTGCGGCAACTGCGCGACATGAAGATCTCCGCCGAGCTTGAGACCTTCGACGCCGAAACCTTCGCCGCCTATGGACGTGTTTGCGGCCGAGCCCTCGCCCGGGCACATGCCAAGGCATCCGGTCTCGCGGCGCAAATCAGCGGTTACATTGGCAAAGGCGATGCGCTGGCCGATTCGCTGCTGAAGTACGCGCAAAGTTACACCGCACAAAACGAACGCGACTTCGAGCGCTTCCAGATGGCTTGTCGCAAGGGCCGTTTGCGCGCCCGGTCAGAAGCTGATTTTGCGGCTGACCACATGCCTTGA
- a CDS encoding EamA family transporter — translation MNVSVLYALVAAALFGASTPLAKLLGVQISPILLAGLLYLGSGLGLTVLRFARDRGWQRSGLGAGEWPWLVGAIGFGGVLAPVALMFGLTRTSGASASLMLNLESVLTALLAWVVFKENADRRIVIGMLAIVAGGVVLSWPQEAVSAQDWTGPLAVAFACFCWAIDNNLTRKVSASDALFIAGSKGLVAGVVNCGLALFIGKQLPAAASLVPILLVGFLGYGVSLVMFVLALRGLGSARTGAYFSTAPFLGAGISILLLGESVSLMFLLAAALMAVGVWIHLTENHVHEHQHEQLEHDHRHTHDEHHQHTHGFEWDGAEPHSHPHVHTPMRHRHAHFPDVHHRHEH, via the coding sequence ATGAATGTGAGCGTGCTCTACGCGTTGGTTGCAGCAGCGTTGTTTGGCGCCAGTACGCCACTCGCCAAGCTGTTGGGCGTACAGATTTCACCGATTCTATTGGCCGGGTTGCTCTATCTGGGCAGCGGGCTGGGTTTGACCGTCCTGCGTTTTGCCCGCGATCGAGGCTGGCAGCGTTCCGGACTCGGAGCCGGCGAATGGCCGTGGCTGGTCGGAGCCATCGGCTTTGGCGGCGTGCTGGCGCCGGTAGCATTGATGTTCGGTTTGACCAGAACGTCCGGCGCGAGCGCCTCACTGATGCTCAATCTGGAATCAGTGCTCACGGCGCTGTTGGCTTGGGTCGTGTTCAAGGAAAATGCCGATCGGCGAATCGTGATCGGCATGCTCGCCATCGTGGCCGGCGGTGTCGTGTTGTCATGGCCGCAAGAGGCCGTGTCGGCGCAGGACTGGACAGGCCCGCTGGCCGTCGCCTTCGCCTGCTTTTGCTGGGCCATCGACAACAACCTGACGCGTAAGGTGTCTGCCTCGGATGCGCTGTTTATCGCGGGCAGCAAAGGTCTTGTGGCGGGAGTGGTCAATTGCGGCCTGGCCTTGTTCATCGGCAAACAACTGCCCGCAGCCGCCTCGCTGGTGCCGATCCTGCTGGTCGGGTTTCTCGGGTACGGCGTCAGCCTGGTGATGTTCGTCCTCGCCCTGCGCGGGCTGGGCAGTGCGCGCACCGGCGCGTACTTTTCCACCGCGCCGTTTCTGGGCGCCGGTATCTCGATTCTGTTGCTGGGCGAGTCGGTATCGCTGATGTTCCTGCTTGCTGCTGCGTTGATGGCTGTGGGGGTGTGGATTCATCTGACGGAAAACCATGTTCATGAGCATCAGCACGAACAGCTCGAGCATGATCATCGCCATACACACGATGAGCATCACCAGCATACGCACGGGTTTGAATGGGATGGAGCGGAGCCGCACAGTCATCCGCATGTGCATACGCCGATGCGTCACCGGCATGCGCATTTTCCGGATGTGCATCATCGGCATGAGCATTGA